The Saccharomyces cerevisiae S288C chromosome VII, complete sequence genome includes a region encoding these proteins:
- the KSS1 gene encoding mitogen-activated serine/threonine-protein kinase KSS1 (Mitogen-activated protein kinase (MAPK); involved in signal transduction pathways that control filamentous growth and pheromone response; regulates septum assembly, and may directly phosphorylate Bni4p; the KSS1 gene is nonfunctional in some S288C-related strains and functional in W303a strains), with translation MARTITFDIPSQYKLVDLIGEGAYGTVCSAIHKPSGIKVAIKKIQPFSKKLFVTRTIREIKLLRYFHEHENIISILDKVRPVSIDKLNAVYLVEELMETDLQKVINNQNSGFSTLSDDHVQYFTYQILRALKSIHSAQVIHRDIKPSNLLLNSNCDLKVCDFGLARCLASSSDSRETLVGFMTEYVATRWYRAPEIMLTFQEYTTAMDIWSCGCILAEMVSGKPLFPGRDYHHQLWLILEVLGTPSFEDFNQIKSKRAKEYIANLPMRPPLPWETVWSKTDLNPDMIDLLDKMLQFNPDKRISAAEALRHPYLAMYHDPSDEPEYPPLNLDDEFWKLDNKIMRPEEEEEVPIEMLKDMLYDELMKTME, from the coding sequence ATGGCTAGAACCATAACTTTTGATATCCCTTCCCAATATAAACTCGTAGATTTAATAGGTGAGGGAGCGTACGGAACAGTATGTTCAGCAATTCATAAGCCTTCCGGCATAAAGGTAGctatcaagaaaatacaaCCGTTTAGcaaaaaattgtttgttACAAGAACTATACGTGAGATCAAGCTTTTACGGTATTTCCATGAACACGAAAACATAATAAGTATATTGGATAAAGTAAGGCCAGTATCCATAGACAAACTAAACGCTGTTTATTTAGTCGAAGAGTTGATGGAAACCGATTTACAAAAAGTAATTAATAATCAGAATAGCGGGTTTTCCACTTTAAGTGATGACCATGTTCAATACTTTACATACCAAATCCTCAGAGCCTTAAAGTCTATTCACAGTGCACAAGTTATCCATAGAGACATAAAGCCATCAAACCTGTTACTAAATTCCAATTGTGATCTCAAAGTCTGCGATTTTGGACTAGCGAGGTGTTTAGCTAGCAGTAGCGATTCAAGAGAAACATTGGTAGGATTCATGACGGAGTACGTCGCAACGCGATGGTACAGGGCACCCGAGATAATGCTAACTTTTCAAGAGTACACAACTGCGATGGATATATGGTCATGCGGATGCATTTTGGCTGAAATGGTCTCCGGGAAGCCTTTGTTCCCAGGCAGAGActatcatcatcaattaTGGCTAATTCTAGAAGTCTTGGGAACTCCATCTTTCGAAGACTTTAATCAGATCAAATCCAAGAGGGCTAAAGAGTATATAGCAAACTTACCTATGAGGCCACCCTTGCCATGGGAGACCGTCTGGTCAAAGACCGATCTGAATCCAGATATGATAGATTTACTAGACAAAATGCTTCAATTCAATCCTGACAAAAGAATAAGCGCAGCAGAAGCTTTAAGACACCCTTACCTGGCAATGTACCATGACCCAAGTGATGAGCCGGAATATCCTCCACTTAATTTGGATGatgaattttggaaacTGGATAACAAGATAATGCGTCCggaagaggaggaagaagtGCCCATAGAAATGCTCAAAGACATGCTTTACGATGAACTAATGAAGACCATGGAATAG
- the TAM41 gene encoding putative phosphatidate cytidylyltransferase (Mitochondrial phosphatidate cytidylyltransferase (CDP-DAG synthase); required for cardiolipin biosynthesis; viability of null mutant is strain-dependent; mRNA is targeted to the bud; mutant displays defect in mitochondrial protein import, likely due to altered membrane lipid composition), with protein MLRVSENGLRFLLKCHSTNVSMFNRLLSTQIKEGRSSIDDAGIIPDGTINERPNHYIEGITKGSDLDLLEKGIRKTDEMTSNFTNYMYKFHRLPPNYGSNQLITIDKELQKELDGVMSSFKAPCRFVFGYGSGVFEQAGYSKSHSKPQIDIILGVTYPSHFHSINMRQNPQHYSSLKYFGSEFVSKFQQIGAGVYFNPFANINGHDVKYGVVSMETLLKDIATWNTFYLAGRLQKPVKILKNDLRVQYWNQLNLKAAATLAKHYTLEKNNNKFDEFQFYKEITALSYAGDIRYKLGGENPDKVNNIVTKNFERFQEYYKPIYKEVVLNDSFYLPKGFTLKNTQRLLLSRISKSSALQTIKGVFTAGITKSIKYAWAKKLKSMRRS; from the coding sequence ATGTTACGAGTTTCTGAAAATGGTCTACGGTTTCTGCTGAAATGCCATTCAACGAACGTAAGCATGTTTAATAGGCTTCTGAGTACTCAAATAAAGGAGGGGAGAAGTTCCATAGATGATGCTGGCATTATCCCCGATGGAACTATTAACGAAAGGCCGAATCACTACATCGAGGGAATTACTAAAGGCAGTGATCTGGACCTCTTGGAAAAAGGTATAAGAAAAACTGACGAAATGACTTCCAATTTTACAAATTATATGTACAAGTTTCACAGATTGCCCCCCAACTATGGAAGTAACCAGCTCATTACTATCGATAAGGAACTTCAAAAGGAACTGGATGGGGTAATGTCATCCTTCAAAGCTCCGTGCCGGTTTGTATTTGGTTACGGCTCAGGAGTTTTCGAACAAGCGGGATATTCCAAAAGTCATAGCAAACCTCAAATCGATATAATCTTGGGCGTCACATATCCATCACATTTTCACTCTATTAATATGAGGCAGAATCCGCAACATTATTCAAGTTTGAAATACTTCGGTTCCGAGTTCGTGTCTAAATTTCAACAGATCGGCGCAGGCGTATATTTTAATCCATTTGCAAATATAAATGGACACGACGTAAAATATGGGGTGGTTTCTATGGAAACACTTTTAAAGGACATAGCTACTTGGAATACATTCTATTTAGCAGGACGACTACAAAAGCCtgtaaaaatattgaagaatGATTTGAGAGTGCAATATTGGAACCAATTAAACTTAAAAGCTGCAGCTACTTTGGCCAAACATTACACCTTagagaaaaataacaataagTTTGACGAATTCCAATTTTACAAGGAGATCACTGCCTTAAGTTATGCAGGTGATATTAGATACAAACTGGGTGGAGAAAATCCCGACAAAGTTAACAACATTGTTAccaaaaactttgaaagatttcaaGAGTATTACAAGCCGATTTACAAAGAAGTGGTCCTAAATGATTCATTTTATCTTCCAAAAGGGTTCACATTAAAGAATACTCAGAGACTTTTGCTCAGCCGTATTAGTAAATCAAGTGCATTACAAACTATTAAAGGTGTTTTCACAGCTGGAATCACAAAGTCAATTAAGTATGCTTGGGCCAAAAAACTAAAATCGATGAGGAGAAGCTAG
- a CDS encoding uncharacterized protein (hypothetical protein; conserved among S. cerevisiae strains; YGR039W is not an essential gene), producing MLFFTGLVILSYLLGGKKDWLLIMYEASDYLEFLNRLSSMLFKFELFEHLSSTFLIFSHSKRAVKLLEIYRSRHISIYNVFLLRHPKYFQSVDIALYLTRSQT from the coding sequence atgttattttttaccGGCTTAGTAATACTGAGCTACTTACTTGGGGGAAAGAAAGATTGGCTACTTATTATGTATGAAGCCTCAGATTACCTTGAATTCCTCAACCGTTTGAGCAGTATGCTCTTCAAATTCgaactttttgaacatCTTTCCTCCACATTCCTGATTTTTTCACATTCAAAACGCGCTGTGAAGCTGTTAGAAATTTACAGATCGAGGCatatttctatatataatgtatttttattaagaCACCCAAAGTACTTCCAATCTGTAGATATTGCACTTTATCTGACCAGAAGCCAGACTTGA
- a CDS encoding gag protein (Retrotransposon TYA Gag gene co-transcribed with TYB Pol; translated as TYA or TYA-TYB polyprotein; Gag is a nucleocapsid protein that is the structural constituent of virus-like particles (VLPs); similar to retroviral Gag) yields the protein MESQQLSQHSHISHGSACASVTSKEVHTNQDPLDVSASKIQEYDKASTKANSQQTTTPASSAVPENPHHASPQPASVPPPQNGPYPQQCMMTQNQANPSGWSFYGHPSMIPYTPYQMSPMYFPPGPQSQFPQYPSSVGTPLSTPSPESGNTFTDSSSADSDMTSTKKYVRPPPMLTSPNDFPNWVKTYIKFLQNSNLGGIIPTVNGKPVRQITDDELTFLYNTFQIFAPSQFLPTWVKDILSVDYTDIMKILSKSIEKMQSDTQEANDIVTLANLQYNGSTPADAFETKVTNIIDRLNNNGIHINNKVACQLIMRGLSGEYKFLRYTRHRHLNMTVAELFLDIHAIYEEQQGSRNSKPNYRRNPSDEKNDSRSYTNTTKPKVIARNPQKTNNSKSKTARAHNVSTSNNSPSTDNDSISKSTTEPIQLNNKHDLHLRPGTY from the coding sequence atggaatcccaacaattatctcaacattcacATATATCTCATGGTAGCGCCTGtgcttcggttacttctaaggaagtccacacaaatcaagatccgttagacgtttcagcttccaaaattcaagaatatgataaggcttccactaaggctaactctcaacagacaacaacacctgcttcatcagctgttccagagaacccCCATCATGCCTCTCCTCAACCTgcttcagtaccacctCCACAGAATGGGCCGTACCCACAGCAGTGCATGATGACCCAAAACCAAGCCAATCCATCTGGTTGGTCATTTTACGGACACCCATCTATGATTCCGTATAcaccttatcaaatgtcgcctatgtactttccacctgggccacaatcacagtttccgcagtatccatcatcagttggaacGCCTCTGAGCACTCCATCACCTGAGTCAggtaatacatttactgattcatcctcagcggactctgatatgacatccactaaaaaatatgtcagaccaccaccaatgttaacctcacctaatgactttccaaattgggttaaaacatacatcaaatttttacaaaactcgaatctcggtggtattattccgACAGTAAACGGAAAACCCGTACGTCAGatcactgatgatgaactcaccttcttgtataacacttttcaaatatttgctcccTCTCAATTCCTACCTACCTGGGTCAAAGACATCCTATCCGTTGATTATAcggatatcatgaaaattctttccaaaagtattgaaaaaatgcaatctgATACCCAAGAGGCAAACGACATTGTGACCctggcaaatttgcaatataatggcagtacacctgcagatgcatttgaaacaaaagtcacaaacattatcgacagactgaacaataatggcattcatatcaataacaaggtcgcatgccaattaattatgagaggtctatctggcgaatataaatttttacgctaCACACGTCATCGAcatctaaatatgacagtcgctgaactgttcttagatatccatgctatttatgaagaacaacagggatcgagaaacagcaaacctaattacaggagaaatccgagtgatgagaagaatgattctcgcagctatacgaatacaaccaaacccaaagttatagctcggaatcctcaaaaaacaaataattcgaaatcgaaaacagcCAGGGCTCACAATGTATCCACATCTAATAACTCTCCCAGCACGGACAACGATTCcatcagtaaatcaactactgaaccgattcaattgaacaataagcaCGACCTTCATCTTAGGCCAGGAACTTACTGA
- the NQM1 gene encoding sedoheptulose-7-phosphate:D-glyceraldehyde-3-phosphate transaldolase NQM1 (Transaldolase of unknown function; transcription is repressed by Mot1p and induced by alpha-factor and during diauxic shift; NQM1 has a paralog, TAL1, that arose from the whole genome duplication) produces MSEPSEKKQKVATSSLEQLKKAGTHVVADSGDFEAISKYEPQDSTTNPSLILAASKLEKYARFIDAAVEYGRKHGKTDHEKIENAMDKILVEFGTQILKVVPGRVSTEVDARLSFDKKATVKKALHIIKLYKDAGVPKERVLIKIASTWEGIQAARELEVKHGIHCNMTLLFSFTQAVACAEANVTLISPFVGRIMDFYKALSGKDYTAETDPGVLSVKKIYSYYKRHGYATEVMAASFRNLDELKALAGIDNMTLPLNLLEQLYESTDPIENKLNSESAKEEGVEKVSFINDEPHFRYVLNEDQMATEKLSDGIRKFSADIEALYKLVEEKM; encoded by the coding sequence ATGTCAGAACCTTCagagaaaaaacaaaaagttgCTACCTCATCTTTAGAACAATTAAAAAAGGCCGGGACCCATGTGGTTGCTGATTCGGGTGATTTTGAGGCTATTTCGAAGTATGAACCACAGGATTCAACAACTAACCCTTCTCTGATATTGGCTGCTTCAAAGTTGGAGAAATATGCGAGGTTTATCGACGCTGCCGTTGAATATGGTAGAAAGCATGGCAAAACTGATCATGAGAAAATCGAGAACGCCATGGATAAGATTTTGGTGGAATTCGGCACCCAGATTTTGAAGGTAGTCCCAGGAAGGGTTTCCACTGAAGTAGACGCAAGGTTATCTTTTGATAAGAAGGCGACGGTGAAGAAGGCTCTCCACATCATCAAACTATATAAAGATGCGGGAGTACCTAAAGAAAGAGTCTTGATCAAGATAGCTTCTACGTGGGAGGGTATCCAAGCTGCTAGAGAATTGGAAGTAAAGCATGGTATTCATTGTAATATGACATTACTGTTTTCCTTTACGCAAGCAGTAGCCTGTGCGGAGGCAAATGTCACATTGATCTCCCCATTTGTTGGAAGGATTATGGACTTTTACAAGGCCCTTTCAGGCAAAGACTATACTGCAGAAACTGATCCCGGTGTTCTTTCTGTTAAGAAGATATACAGTTACTATAAGAGGCATGGTTATGCAACTGAGGTAATGGCGGCTTCTTTCAGGAATTTAGATGAATTGAAGGCGTTAGCCGGTATTGATAATATGACTCTCCCACTGAACCTTCTAGAACAGTTATATGAATCAACAGATCCTATTGAAAACAAATTGAATTCTGAGAGTGCTAAGGAAGAAGGCGTCGAAAAAGTCTCTTTTATCAACGACGAGCCTCATTTCAGATATGTTTTAAACGAAGATCAAATGGCTACAGAAAAACTATCAGATGGTATCAGAAAATTCTCCGCAGACATTGAAGCACTGTACAAACtggttgaagaaaaaatgtgA
- a CDS encoding uncharacterized protein (hypothetical protein; conserved across S. cerevisiae strains), translating into MSQITSKGRRILDKKIRTFPVGFTSRKVAGHVLNISPYFLLAFSYAENKGQSAFEEIKGSNVIDMSCVICFNFSCHLFVVIFISRSTETIPTTKLLLSKYIFYCVNALELTLFLSYKSYS; encoded by the coding sequence ATGTCACAGATTACATCAAAAGGTCGGCGTATACTGGATAAGAAAATCCGAACTTTTCCGGTGGGCTTTACCAGCAGAAAAGTGGCCGGGCATGTATTAAATATATCACCGTATTTTCTGCTGGCTTTTTCTTATGCAGAGAACAAAGGCCAGAGTGCCTTCGAGGAAATTAAAGGGAGCAATGTGATAGATATGTCCTGTGTCATTTgcttcaatttttcctGCCATTTATTTGTAGTTATATTTATATCTAGATCAACCGAAACTATACCAACGACGAAGCTGCTTCTtagtaaatatattttctaCTGTGTCAACGCATTGGAACTGACATTGTTCTTATCCTATAAGTCATACAGTTGA
- the MTE1 gene encoding Mte1p (hypothetical protein; involved in maintenance of proper telomere length; green fluorescent protein (GFP)-fusion protein localizes to both the cytoplasm and the nucleus; forms nuclear foci upon DNA replication stress), whose product MLSHIVEYECQYTDQLYKKRKIWHDGRLKYFQLNNRFMLYTEKDNVLLASEFKINSKELKAILNPEGFDIEEHRIFSQFLVIISNIIEEYDRDIQVAATHVRAYPSNLSVQKQRPLISDNAPSLNHISTAREVHSNIKVTTPNRKQTEDNATKGGFNISKLTLKVNKPFKKPKRILSTNVVNESNRPSIRSQKIQEVTPQLHETNTSTKVQTAGKVALNNDNIAQGNYATITEEAKVRDGSDRKKDMANLSKSGKRRVGGIRRIVHEPLGI is encoded by the coding sequence ATGCTCTCTCATATCGTTGAGTATGAATGCCAATACACTGATCAGCTTTACAAGAAACGTAAAATCTGGCACGATGGTAGACTGAAATACTTTCAGTTAAACAACAGATTCATGCTTTATACGGAAAAGGATAACGTTTTGTTAGCTAGTGAATTTaaaataaattcaaaagagcTGAAAGCAATTCTAAATCCAGAAGgttttgatattgaagaacATAGGATTTTTAGTCAGTTTTTGGTGattatttcaaatattatTGAGGAGTACGATAGAGATATTCAAGTGGCAGCAACGCATGTTAGGGCATATCCTTCAAATTTGTCGGTGCAAAAACAACGCCCTCTTATCTCAGACAATGCACCAAGTTTGAATCATATCTCAACTGCGAGAGAAGTTCATTCGAACATAAAAGTCACAACTCCCAATCGCAAGCAGACAGAGGACAATGCCACCAAGGGAGGATTCAACATCAGCAAACTTACTCTGAAGGTCAATAAGCCTTTCAAGAAGCCCAAGAGGATATTAAGTACTAATGTGGTAAATGAATCAAATAGACCGAGCATAAGGAGCCAAAAGATTCAGGAAGTGACACCACAACTACACGAAACAAACACAAGCACTAAAGTGCAGACAGCCGGAAAAGTTGCGTtgaataatgataatattgCGCAAGGTAATTACGCCACGATTACCGAAGAAGCTAAAGTCAGAGACGGTTCCGACAGAAAGAAAGATATGGCGAACCTATCCAAAAGTGGTAAAAGGAGAGTGGGCGGGATACGAAGAATTGTTCACGAACCCCTCGGAATTTGA
- the BUD9 gene encoding Bud9p (Protein involved in bud-site selection; mutant has increased aneuploidy tolerance; diploid mutants display a unipolar budding pattern instead of the wild-type bipolar pattern, and bud at the distal pole; BUD9 has a paralog, BUD8, that arose from the whole genome duplication), which yields MTKITRDVSITTENSKSTSGSATASSASLPENDHPIFHQPRARIRSGSLFIEGSDSFPSSEVKSYNVYIDDSKYSEILKGDTNSSSTDGKQVFEDARDDNFHQESHRDLEDSILDLVRRDPEVAAFPLPPPNSNERNRNSSNGSSAETNLNGHSSSGTISTSVLLNMGSAEKHAGTTRGDHMESSSMKSFEKLGTRPSSLFYPPPEGTAPYQGPRATVSGNKSTRQTQGTYSFPSMRYGVDLVSPVEGAVDVAKSRVPNSTLNGTFPDKAFIPHEFQIPKKAWNRIPANKSTSLKTPRNHSLLIDILKPFEAADLANDQRSSSAVLKNTVHSNGQYNPTNETSGTRMQDQRQKNTNEIDLEKIPNPQVPLGIAMDTMRSPNQLHEKEYESNIEAGLASGVGKGDNSIKQHQYKKIPQEIDRDQQLSFQMETMPIQRIDSSSIRSFDSRIYGFSEIYSIPRVITTLCICLFVPPLFFFFSINGNNGVSNYRLMRMIMNYEHRIGLLKGFEWDIDVQWFRTLCFVLGCIEMLAIFASIGIGFGVGIIRE from the coding sequence ATGACGAAAATAACCAGAGATGTTTCGATAACGAcagaaaattcaaaatccACATCTGGATCGGCAACGGCTTCATCCGCATCTTTACCTGAGAACGACCACCCAATATTCCATCAACCGCGAGCAAGAATAAGATCTGGTTCGCTGTTCATCGAAGGATCTGATTCATTTCCATCATCAGAAGTGAAGTCATACAATGTTTATATTGATGATAGCAAGTATAGTGAAATCCTCAAAGGAGATACAAATTCAAGTAGTACTGATGGTAAACAAGTCTTTGAAGATGCTAGAGATGACAATTTCCATCAGGAATCACATAGAGATCTAGAGGATTCAATTTTAGATTTAGTACGACGAGATCCAGAAGTAGCAGCATTCCCTTTACCTCCGCCAAATTCAAATGAGAGGAACAGAAATTCCTCAAACGGGTCTTCCGCTGAAACTAACCTAAATGGACACAGCAGCAGCGGTACCATCTCTACTTCGGTGCTGTTGAATATGGGTTCGGCAGAAAAGCACGCTGGGACGACCAGAGGAGATCATATGGAATCATCTTCAATGAAATCCTTCGAGAAACTGGGAACCAgaccttcttctttattctATCCACCACCCGAAGGAACTGCGCCGTACCAGGGACCAAGGGCTACCGTCTCCGGAAATAAGTCTACAAGGCAAACACAAGGTACATACTCATTTCCTTCTATGCGGTATGGTGTAGATCTTGTTTCTCCTGTGGAAGGGGCTGTTGATGTAGCAAAAAGCAGAGTTCCTAACAGCACGCTAAATGGTACTTTTCCCGATAAAGCGTTTATCCCACatgaatttcaaattcctAAAAAGGCCTGGAACAGAATACCAGCGAATAAGTCCACTAGCCTCAAAACCCCAAGAAACCATTCCCTATTAATTGACATATTAAAGCCTTTTGAAGCAGCTGACCTTGCTAATGACCAGCGAAGTTCTTCCGCTGTTTTAAAAAATACAGTGCATTCTAATGGGCAGTATAATCCAACTAATGAAACCTCTGGAACTCGAATGCAAGATCAAAGGCAGAAGAATACCAACGAAATTGATTTAGAGAAAATTCCTAATCCTCAAGTCCCTCTTGGTATCGCAATGGACACCATGCGTAGTCCAAACCAACTACACGAAAAGGAATACGAAAGTAATATAGAAGCTGGTTTAGCTTCTGGGGTCGGAAAAGGTGACAATAGTATTAAGCAACatcaatataaaaaaattcctcaAGAAATTGATCGAGATCAGCAATTAAGTTTTCAAATGGAAACAATGCCCATTCAAAGAATAGATTCCTCCTCCATACGTTCATTTGATTCCCGAATATATGGCTTCTCCGAGATTTATAGTATTCCAAGGGTTATAACTACACTGTGCATCTGCCTTTTTGTTCCGCccttattctttttcttttcaatcAATGGAAATAATGGCGTTTCAAATTATAGATTAATGAGAATGATAATGAATTATGAACATAGAATCGGCCTCCTCAAAGGGTTTGAATGGGACATTGACGTACAATGGTTCAGGACATTGTGCTTTGTATTAGGATGTATAGAGATGTTAGCTATCTTTGCTAGCATAGGAATAGGATTTGGTGTGGGAATAATAAGAGAGTAA
- the RME1 gene encoding Rme1p (Zinc finger protein involved in control of meiosis; prevents meiosis by repressing IME1 expression and promotes mitosis by activating CLN2 expression; directly repressed by a1-alpha2 regulator; mediates cell type control of sporulation; relocalizes from nucleus to cytoplasm upon DNA replication stress): MSPCYGQNSAIAKGSWNREVLQEVQPIYHWHDFGQNMKEYSASPLEGDSSLPSSLPSSTEDCLLLSLENTITVIAGNQRQAYDSTSSTEEGTAPQLRPDEIADSTHCITSLVDPEFRDLINYGRQKGANPVFIESNTTEQSHSQCILGYPQKSHVAQLYHDPKVLSTISEGQTKRGSYHCSHCSEKFATLVEFAAHLDEFNLERPCKCPIEQCPWKILGFQQATGLRRHCASQHIGELDIEMEKSLNLKVEKYPGLNCPFPICQKTFRRKDAYKRHVAMVHNNADSRFNKRLKKILNNTK; the protein is encoded by the coding sequence ATGTCACCGTGTTATGGACAAAACAGTGCCATCGCCAAGGGGTCTTGGAACAGAGAGGTTTTACAAGAGGTGCAACCGATTTATCATTGGCACGATTTCGGGCAAAACATGAAAGAATATTCGGCATCACCCTTAGAGGGGGATTCCAGCCTGCCTTCCAGCCTGCCTTCCAGCACTGAGGACTGTTTACTACTATCATTAGAAAACACAATCACAGTTATAGCCGGAAATCAGAGACAGGCTTATGACTCTACGTCGTCTACTGAGGAAGGTACAGCACCTCAATTACGGCCGGATGAAATAGCGGACAGTACACACTGTATCACGTCATTAGTTGATCCGGAGTTCAGAGATCTTATTAATTATGGACGTCAAAAAGGAGCAAATCCTGTATTTATTGAGAGCAATACAACAGAACAATCCCATTCACAGTGTATTCTAGGCTATCCCCAAAAATCGCACGTGGCACAGCTATATCACGACCCCAAAGTACTCAGCACAATTTCCGAAGGGCAAACAAAAAGAGGAAGTTACCACTGTTCTCATTGTTCTGAAAAGTTCGCAACGTTAGTTGAGTTTGCCGCGCACTTAGACGAATTCAACCTTGAAAGACCGTGTAAGTGTCCCATAGAGCAATGTCCCTGGAAAATATTGGGTTTCCAACAAGCAACTGGTCTGAGAAGACATTGTGCTTCCCAACATATAGGAGAGCTTGATATAGAGATGGAGAAATCATTAAATCTAAAAGTAGAAAAATATCCAGGACTGAATTGCCCATTTCCTATCTGTCAGAAAACGTTTAGGCGCAAAGACGCCTATAAGAGACATGTGGCCATGGTGCATAACAACGCTGATTCAAGATTTAACAAgcgtttgaagaaaattttgaacaatACCAAATAG